Part of the Maridesulfovibrio sp. genome, TTCCGGTGATCCCAAGAACATGCCCGTCCTGCGTGCGGAACTTATGCGTTCCATCTACCGCAAGGACTTCACCATGGCCGGTAAGATTCTCTCTACCCTGACCGGGTCCAGAGTCATGACCGAAGATGTTCTCAAAGAGTGGTTTATCTACTTCTACCAGTGCACTGAGTGCCGCCGTTGTTCCCTGTTCTGCCCCTACGGCATCGACACAGCGGAAATCACCATGATGGCACGTGAACTGCTTCACCTCTGCGGTGTGAACATCAACTGGATCCTTGAGCCGGTTTCCAACTGTAACCGTACCGGTAACCACCTCGGCATCCAGCCCCACGCATTCAAAGACATCGTTGACTTCATGGTCGACGATATCGAAGAAATCACCGGCAAGCGCATCAACGTTCCCATGAACGAAAAAGGCCATGAAGTTATCTTCATTACTCCTTCCGGTGACGTATTCGCTGATCCCGGCATCTACACCTTCATGGGTTACCTGATGCTGTTCGATCACATCGGACTTGACTACACCCTGTCCACCTACGCATCTGAAGGCGGTAACTTCGGTCTCTTCACCTCAGCTGATATGATGAAGAAACTGAACGCCAAGATGTACGCCGAAGCAGATCGCCTCGGAGCAAAATGGATTCTCGGCGGTGAGTGCGGCCACATGTGGCGTGTTATCAACCAGTACATGGATACCATGAACGGTCCCGCGAACAACCTTCAGGTTCCCGTGAGCCCCATCACCGGTACCGTGTTTGAAAACGCACGCCAGACCAAAATGGTTCACATCACCGAGTTCACTGCTGACCTCATGAAGCACAACAAGCTGAAACTTGATCCCAGCAGGAACGACCATATTCGCGCAACCTTCCACGATTCCTGTAACCCCGCCCGCGCCATGGGCCTCATGGACGAGCCTCGTTACGTTATCAAGAATGTCGTCAAGAACTTCTTTGAAATGCCTGAACAGACCATCCGCGAGCAGACATTCTGCTGCGCCGGCGGTTCCGGCCTCAACACTGACGAAATCATGGAAATCCGCATGCGCGGCGGCCTGCCCCGCGGTAACGCACTTAAAGCTGTTCAGGAACAGCATGATGTAAACATGCTCTCCTGCATCTGCGCTATTGACCGTGCGACCCTGCTTCCCCTGGCCAACTACTGGGCTCCCGGCGTAGACGTCTGCGGTGTTCACGAGCTGGTTGGTAACGCCCTCATCCTTGACGGCGAAAAAGAAAGGGAAACAGACCTTCGTATGAATCCTCTGCCCGGGAAGGAGGGTTAAATCATGCACTACGGTGGAAAAATTATAACCGGACTGGTTATCTTCCTCGGCCTGGTGTCCATGCCTTTCTGGTTCAACATCGGCGGAAGCTATGAAGAGCCGAAGGTAGAACTGCCCAAGAATGCTAAAATCTGTGTTGCTCCCACCCAGAATATGCGTGAGAACCACATGAAGCTTCTTGACCAGTGGAGAGATATGGCTCTTCGCGAAGGCAAAAGGACTTACATCAGTGCTAAAGGCGATAAATACACCATCAGCCTTCAGAACACCTGTATGCAGTGCCACACCAGCAAGGAACAGTTCTGCGACAAGTGCCACGTTGATGCGAGTGTAACTCCCTACTGCTGGGATTGCCACGTACCTCCCAAGGAGGCTAAATAATGAAACAGAGTAGAAGAAACTTCCTTAAGTTTGCAGGCCTCTCCGCAGCCGGACTCTGCATCGCCCCCACTGTTGCCATGGCATCCAGTGCACCCGGCGGTGGAGCTCATGCAGCTGTGAATGACAATTCCCTCCACGCAAAGCGTTGGGCAATGGTCATCGACACCCGCAAACTGAATACTGAAGAAGCAATTGAAGCTCTGGCTGAAACCTGCCACCATATCCATAACGTGCCTACCATCGAATCCGAGCAGGACGTTAAATGGATGTGGTCCGGTTCTTACGGTGAAGTGTTCCCCGAACAGGAGAACAACTTCCCCTCCGAAGCTCAGGAAAAACGCAGGTTCCCCCTGCTCTGCAACCACTGCGAAAGCCCATCCTGTGTACGCGTTTGCCCCACAAAGGCGACCTTTGTACGCCCTGACGGCATTGTAGCGATGGACTACCACCGCTGCATCGGCTGTCGCTACTGCATGGCTGCATGTCCCTACGGCTCCAGAAGCTTTAACTTCATGGATCCCAGAACCCATCTGGACATGGACAAGATCAACAAGAAGTTCCCCACCCGTATGCGCGGTGTTGTTGAAAAATGTAACTTCTGCGTTGAGCGTCTCGCTGTGGGTGAACTGCCCGCATGTTCAGAAAAATCAGGTGGCGCGATCATCTTCGGCGATCTGCAGGACCCCAACTCTAATGTGAGAAAGGCCCTGCGTGAGAACTTCACCATCCGTAGAAAACCAACCGCAGGCACTGAGCCCGGCGTTTACTACATCATTTAGGGGGAAGCCTGATATGCTCGAAAAAGCTTTTAAAGGCGGACCGAAATACTGGGCTTGGATTGGTTTCCTGCTGCTCATAATCGGTGCCGGTTTCTGCACATATCTGACCCAGCTTCAGGAAGGGATGACCATCACCGGTCTTAACCGTGATGTTTCCTGGGGTTTCTATATTGCACAGTTCACCTACCTTGTCGGTCTCGCCGCATCCGGTGTTATGATCGTACTGCCTTACTACTTCCATCATTACAAGAAGTTCAAAGGCATGGTAATCATGGGTGAATTCATGGCTATTGCTGCCGTTGTCATGTGTCTCGGTTTCATCATCGTCGACATTGGACAGCCCCAGCGTATGCTTAACATCATCTTCCATCCGACTCCGAACTCTATCCTCTTCTGGGATATGATCGTTCTGAACGGATACCTGATCCTGAACGTTGTAATCGGTTGGACCTGCCTTGAGTGTGACCGCCAGCGCGTATCCCATCCTAAATGGGTTAAGCCTCTGGTATACACCTCCATTGTATGGGCATTCTCCATCCACACCGTTACCGCGTTCCTGTATGCCGGTCTGCCCGGCCGCCACTACTGGCTCACCGCCATTCTGGCTGCCCGCTTCCTGGCATCTGCGTTCTGCTCCGGACCTGCTATCCTGCTGCTCGTGGTTTTCCTCGTGCGCAAGATCACCAAGTACGAACCCGGCAAAGGCGCAATCGGAACTCTCACAACTATTATCACTTACGCAATGTGCGTGAACGTCTTCTTCTTCCTGCTTGAAGTTTTCACCGCATTCTACTCCAATATGCCCGGACATATCCACTCCATCGCATACCTCTTCGCCGGTAGCCACGGCCACCACGAACTGGTACCCTGGATGTGGACTGCAGCATGCTTCGCTATTCTCAGCCTCGCACTGCTCATTCCGCCCAAACTGCGTTACAACCAGAAGCTGCTGCCCTGGTCCCTCGCTATCCTCGTTATCGCAACCTGGATTGATAAGGGTCTCGGCCTGCTGATCGGTGGTTTCACACCGAACCCCTTCAATGAAATCACTGTTTACTGGCCCACCGGTAAAGAGCTCATGATTTCATTCATGGTTTACGCACTCGGCGCACTGACTCTGACTTTCCTTTACAAGATTGCCACAGACGTTAAGCGCGAAGTCGGCCAGTTGACTACTGAAGACTAGTCACTGATTGATTACCGAACTTGAAAGCCCCCTGCTTCTTACGAGGCAGGGGGCTTCTTTATTGTGTTCGGAAATCCATGTTGATCTCAAACAACAAACATTATCCATCTCAAAAGACAATTCAAAAACTTCCGTCAGCTATCGAACACAGAGCCGGACAGTTATCGATCACAGAACATTAAAAAGCCGCCTACCCAAATAAGGATAAGCGGCTTTCTCGCGTAAGAAAAGATCTTACGCAGGAAGATTACGTATGAGCGACTATACGTAATCTCCCCGGTTAAATTTGATCTGTTCGGTCACGGCTACAGTTTCCAGTTCGGATACGATGGAACCGAGTTCCGGATTCTCGCTTTGCACACCGGGCCAATCCTTCTTGAGGGACTCAACTCCACCTTGAATACCTTCAAGAGTCGAATAGGCCTGCTTCAACCCGCCCTCCGCAGAGGAACCGAGCTGCTGGGCATAGCTTTCAAGCTTTCCGAAAAGGTCTTCCACCTTGCCGACAAACTCACTTTCGCTGACCTGAGCGGTCTGCTGAACTTGAGCGGCCTGCTGCACCTGCAACAGGGGATTGACCTGAAGACCCGGCACCGGCGGTGCTGATGCTGCGCTGTTTTTCTGCGCTGCACCCTGCTGAACTTCCTGATTAAGGAATTCGCCGAACGCTGCCCCGTCAACCTTCTTTGCCTTGTTTTCCTGCTGCTGTTGCAGCTTTAAGGCTTCAATCTGTTCAGGACTTATCTTCATATTATACTCCTCAGCCTTTGGTTTCACCCAACACTATGCAATGACCTTGCCAAAGTCTAGACTTTCACTCAATAGGCTGATTTAACTAACTTTACATTTCTTATAAGCTCGGAAAAAACTGCCCCTTCATGCTTGTATTCAACCACAGTAAGACATTTTTTCCTCCTGCAGGATAAAGTATAAGAAAAAGCTTGTCCATGTCGGTAATAATCAGATATCATTTGAAGTAAGAAATTTTAGAATGCACTTTCTTTCCATGCACAAACATTATGGAGGTAGCATATGGCTGAAATCAAGAAGATACTCTGTGCAGTGGACTTTTCGGATCACAGCCCCGTTGTAGCAGAATACGCTAGCACCCTGGCAAAGACTCTGGGAGCAGATATCATCTGCCTTTACGTGGCTCCGTCACTGGATCAATATGTGGGTTTCCATGTACCACCCAGCTCCATTGAAAATTTCGTTGGCGAAATTGTAACTGGTGCTGACTCGACAATGGAAACTTTCATCACCGAGAATTTTAAGGATGTAACTGTCAGCGGTAAGGTTGTTACCGGTTATGCAGCTGAAGAAATTATAGCTATTTCTGAAAGCGAGAATGCAGACATGATCGTCATGGGAACCCATGGACGTGCCGGAATCGACCGCATCCTGTTCGGTTCAGTTGCTGAAAAGGTGGTTAAGTCCGCCAAGAGCCCTGTTTTGACTGTCAGACCCTCCTAGGCAAAACCTTATAACGGACCTTAAGATCATCACCCCGATCTAAAGGTCGACCTCACTAACCTCAAAAAAGCCCCCCGTTTAGCCATGAGCGGGGGGCTTGGTTTTTTTTGAAATAAATATGATTTATTTCGGTGTGACTGACATGAGCGGGCGGTCATGAATTCTTAAAATAAATATGATTTATTTCGGCATGACCGCCATGTCATGATTCATCTCTTTCGAGACAAACCAAATCTATCTTCGTTTCCAATTTTTATTAACAGCTTTGATTTTCATAGCAACATCGCGCCAACGCTCTTTTTCGATACGGTCGGCAGTTTTGTGCTGTCGCTGTGAGACATAATCAAGCTCTCGTTTCATTTTCCGATAGCTTTCCAACCGTTCCGCAGAAAGCTCACCACTCGCTACGGCCTGCAGCACGTTACAGCCGGGATCATTCAAATGATCGCAATCCGAGAACCGGCAATAGAGGGCATAATCTTCAATGTCAGCAAAGGAGCTTTCGACTCCTCCGTCTTCGGAATAGAACGCAATTTCGCGAATCCCCGGATTATCTATCAGCAATCCACCTTGAGGCATGGCAATCAAATCACGTCCAGTTGTGGTATGCCGTCCTTTGCCCACACTCTGGCTGACAGCTCCTGTCTGCTGCACAGACTTGCCGTAAAGCCTGTTCAAGAGCGTAGACTTGCCAGCCCCGGACGAACCAACCATGGTCGCAGTCTTGCCCGAAGACAGGTACTGCTCCAGCTCCAAAACCCCGCTTTCATCATCAACAGACACGAGATGGACGGGAACGCCGAAGGCAACGGATTCAACCTCATCTACGCAGCTCAGCGGATCTTCATGTAAATCCGCTTTTGTCAGGACTATTACAGGGGATAAATTGCAGTTGTATACCAAAGTCAGATAACGCTCGATACGCCTTACATTGTAATCGCGGTCCAAGCCGCAAACAATGAACACCGTATCCAGATTGGCAGCCATGATCTGCTCTTTCATAGCAACATCATGACTCTTGCCACGTCCCCCTGCAGCACCGCGCGAGAGCGCATTGCGTCTGGGCAGAACCTTGTCTATCACGACATCCCGCAAGAGAACCCAATCACCGATAACAGGAAACAGTTTTTCAGAATCCGCCTCCCCCGTCCTGTGACGCACCTTTCCGGAAAGTGTTACCTGTATATCCTCACTGCCCTGACTCACAAGAAAGATATCTTTGTTCACGCTAACGACCCTTGCCGGGATATCCGTGTCAGAAACTATTTCCTGAAATGAATCAGACCAGCCCATTGTTTTGAGTTTTGTTTGATTTGATAAGCTTTCTGCTAATTCTAAAATATTCATCATTTGGTGTTACCATTTATTGATAATCTGAAACATGACAGCCCAGCATATACTAAACCACCATGACTCAGAAATGTTCACTTGAATGTTTCTTTCAGGCGGACAAAGCCAAAAAACGCACCTGTCCATTAACCTGAAATATAAAAAACAGGCATGAATCACATATGGTATGTCACCGACAAAAATTGGGAACAGCAATAGAGGCGGAACTCGAACCAGAGCTCCGGTGCGGCGTAAGCCGGAAAGGAAACAGAAATGTTCCTCTGATAGAATCATAATGTTCTGCCAAGGCAGAACCAGATCATTCTGCTACCAGCTTGCTACCTTTTGTCGGCAACTTGCGGTACAATCTCCAATGATCTCATAAACATAAAATCTCCTTAAAATAACTTTGTCTTCAAGAAAATCTTTACTTCCATGACTTTAAGCTGTCAACTGCAGTATATTTTGACAAATTCACCGTTCCAAACTAATAAAACCGGACCTTCATTTTTAAATTGTCCCTGTTTTTATTAGGCCGCGACAGGGACGCCGAAGGCATCTTTTATTCAAAAAGCGCGCAGCGCATCACAATCAATCACATCTATCGAGGATTCCAGCATGTCCGCCATCAAAGTCCGTTCTGATATGATGGATTCAAAGCCCTATGCACCGGGCCTGACCATCGAGGAAATTAAAGAGAAATACGGTCTCGACACCGTCATTAAACTCGCCAGCAACGAAAACCCGCTGGGCGCATCCCCCATGGCCCAGAAAGCCATTAACCGTCATGCTCCTTCGGTTTTCCGCTACCCTCATAACGGCAACCCGCGCTTGAATGCAGCCATTGCCAAACGCACCGGTGTTTCCGAAGAACAGATTATCAGCGGCAACGGTTCAGACGAAGTCCTCGACCTGCTGGTACGCATCAAGGCCAATCCCGGACAGGACGAAGTCATAACCTACGAATCATGCTTCAGCATGTATCGTCTCATGTCCCATCTCTGTGCAGTAAACTTTCGTCAGATTCCCCGCGAAGAAGGTCACAAGCAGCCTCTCAAGGCACTTACCGCCGCTGTCAGTGAGAAAACAGCACTCGTGTTCCTGACTTCTCCGGACAACCCTACCGGGCTGGCTGTTACTGTTGATGAAGTGCGCGAAATGGCAGCTTCCATCCCCGAACAGACACTGCTGGTCATTGACGAAGCATACATAGAATTCGCCCGTCCGGCGGAAAGATACGACATGCGTCCCCTGCTGGAAGAATTCCCCAACATCGTGCTGACCCGTACTTTCTCCAAGGCATACGGTCTGGCCGGACTGCGCATCGGATACGGCATCATGAGCCAGCAGCTTGCAGATTACATCAAGAGTGCCCGTGCGCCCTTTACCGTGAACCTGCTGGCCGAAGAAGCTGCCATTGCCGTGCTGGAAGACGAAACATTTTTCAATACAACAATAGACGTGGTTCTGCGCGGCCGTGAACTTTTCACAACAGAAATCCGCAAAATGGGCTGTGAAGTACTTGATTCCCAAGCCAACTTCATTATGTTCAAGCCCACCCGCGATGCCATGGATGTGTTTGAAGACCTGCTCAAACGGGGCATCATTGTACGTCCGCTTAAGAGCTTCGGCCTTGGCGAATACATCCGGGTCAATATGGGAACTGACCACGAGAACAAAGTATTCTTAGAAACACTTAAGGAGGTCCTTTAATGGACACACCTTTTATCATAACTTTGGACGGCCCCGCCGGTGTGGGGAAATCCACCCTTGCCAAACGGCTGGCCGACCGCTTTAAGATCGCCTATCTCGATACCGG contains:
- a CDS encoding universal stress protein, yielding MAEIKKILCAVDFSDHSPVVAEYASTLAKTLGADIICLYVAPSLDQYVGFHVPPSSIENFVGEIVTGADSTMETFITENFKDVTVSGKVVTGYAAEEIIAISESENADMIVMGTHGRAGIDRILFGSVAEKVVKSAKSPVLTVRPS
- the dsrJ gene encoding sulfate reduction electron transfer complex DsrMKJOP subunit DsrJ; this encodes MHYGGKIITGLVIFLGLVSMPFWFNIGGSYEEPKVELPKNAKICVAPTQNMRENHMKLLDQWRDMALREGKRTYISAKGDKYTISLQNTCMQCHTSKEQFCDKCHVDASVTPYCWDCHVPPKEAK
- the hisC gene encoding histidinol-phosphate transaminase — protein: MSAIKVRSDMMDSKPYAPGLTIEEIKEKYGLDTVIKLASNENPLGASPMAQKAINRHAPSVFRYPHNGNPRLNAAIAKRTGVSEEQIISGNGSDEVLDLLVRIKANPGQDEVITYESCFSMYRLMSHLCAVNFRQIPREEGHKQPLKALTAAVSEKTALVFLTSPDNPTGLAVTVDEVREMAASIPEQTLLVIDEAYIEFARPAERYDMRPLLEEFPNIVLTRTFSKAYGLAGLRIGYGIMSQQLADYIKSARAPFTVNLLAEEAAIAVLEDETFFNTTIDVVLRGRELFTTEIRKMGCEVLDSQANFIMFKPTRDAMDVFEDLLKRGIIVRPLKSFGLGEYIRVNMGTDHENKVFLETLKEVL
- the dsrO gene encoding sulfate reduction electron transfer complex DsrMKJOP subunit DsrO — its product is MKQSRRNFLKFAGLSAAGLCIAPTVAMASSAPGGGAHAAVNDNSLHAKRWAMVIDTRKLNTEEAIEALAETCHHIHNVPTIESEQDVKWMWSGSYGEVFPEQENNFPSEAQEKRRFPLLCNHCESPSCVRVCPTKATFVRPDGIVAMDYHRCIGCRYCMAACPYGSRSFNFMDPRTHLDMDKINKKFPTRMRGVVEKCNFCVERLAVGELPACSEKSGGAIIFGDLQDPNSNVRKALRENFTIRRKPTAGTEPGVYYII
- the dsrK gene encoding sulfate reduction electron transfer complex DsrMKJOP subunit DsrK, translating into MADLPKADELFKSINYTPPSTGWMDTPVDTSPGNWCYPAKAEKLEYLGFPNPREWNPADVDWKLPENWQDIVHEGFKERLDKYRSLKVFMDICVRCGACADKCHFFIGSGDPKNMPVLRAELMRSIYRKDFTMAGKILSTLTGSRVMTEDVLKEWFIYFYQCTECRRCSLFCPYGIDTAEITMMARELLHLCGVNINWILEPVSNCNRTGNHLGIQPHAFKDIVDFMVDDIEEITGKRINVPMNEKGHEVIFITPSGDVFADPGIYTFMGYLMLFDHIGLDYTLSTYASEGGNFGLFTSADMMKKLNAKMYAEADRLGAKWILGGECGHMWRVINQYMDTMNGPANNLQVPVSPITGTVFENARQTKMVHITEFTADLMKHNKLKLDPSRNDHIRATFHDSCNPARAMGLMDEPRYVIKNVVKNFFEMPEQTIREQTFCCAGGSGLNTDEIMEIRMRGGLPRGNALKAVQEQHDVNMLSCICAIDRATLLPLANYWAPGVDVCGVHELVGNALILDGEKERETDLRMNPLPGKEG
- the dsrP gene encoding sulfate reduction electron transfer complex DsrMKJOP subunit DsrP is translated as MLEKAFKGGPKYWAWIGFLLLIIGAGFCTYLTQLQEGMTITGLNRDVSWGFYIAQFTYLVGLAASGVMIVLPYYFHHYKKFKGMVIMGEFMAIAAVVMCLGFIIVDIGQPQRMLNIIFHPTPNSILFWDMIVLNGYLILNVVIGWTCLECDRQRVSHPKWVKPLVYTSIVWAFSIHTVTAFLYAGLPGRHYWLTAILAARFLASAFCSGPAILLLVVFLVRKITKYEPGKGAIGTLTTIITYAMCVNVFFFLLEVFTAFYSNMPGHIHSIAYLFAGSHGHHELVPWMWTAACFAILSLALLIPPKLRYNQKLLPWSLAILVIATWIDKGLGLLIGGFTPNPFNEITVYWPTGKELMISFMVYALGALTLTFLYKIATDVKREVGQLTTED
- the rsgA gene encoding ribosome small subunit-dependent GTPase A, encoding MMNILELAESLSNQTKLKTMGWSDSFQEIVSDTDIPARVVSVNKDIFLVSQGSEDIQVTLSGKVRHRTGEADSEKLFPVIGDWVLLRDVVIDKVLPRRNALSRGAAGGRGKSHDVAMKEQIMAANLDTVFIVCGLDRDYNVRRIERYLTLVYNCNLSPVIVLTKADLHEDPLSCVDEVESVAFGVPVHLVSVDDESGVLELEQYLSSGKTATMVGSSGAGKSTLLNRLYGKSVQQTGAVSQSVGKGRHTTTGRDLIAMPQGGLLIDNPGIREIAFYSEDGGVESSFADIEDYALYCRFSDCDHLNDPGCNVLQAVASGELSAERLESYRKMKRELDYVSQRQHKTADRIEKERWRDVAMKIKAVNKNWKRR